In the genome of Thermodesulfobacteriota bacterium, the window CGCGAAACTAATCCCTGTCGGCAGGTCTTCTGACTCCCAGATCGTCCTACTTACCGCGCCTTCCCATCCGCCTGCGGCGGGCAGTGGCCTTAAATGCGGCTTTCGTCCCTGGTTACAGCGGTGGGTCCGTTCCCGGTTCTCACGGGATTCCCTATTCTATCCGCCGGAGGCGGATCACCGACAGGGTCTATTCTTTTTAAACATTAAAGCTCCCCGCAGCAAGCTGCGGGGAATCTCCGTATGTAAGGTAAAATGCATCGTATTCGCTCGCTAACCCCGCTGCAAGCAGCAGGGAATGCGCTCGCTATGCATGTTCAGTCGTCAACAGAACGCTTAAGGCTGAATGCTTGCTCAGTATCATGTAACATGATCATGCTCAATGGTCAAGACTTCCCAAATCCATTTAAATTATACTCCTCTCCAGGGCTGTTGGAGATCAATCCAACGGACTCTTCACACCCAGTTTGTTTTTTGTAGCCACTGGTGCTGTCGAGGCCTTTGATATTTTTATCCAGTACATGGCGGAAAAGAAAGAGCATCGCGTTGAAGGCCTGGCTCTGGGTTGAAGAGGAGACTTGCCGTCAATATTCTGACTATTACAGAATTCATGGAAGCGACTTTTTATTTTTATGCAGCGGCTGCATAAAATTGTTCAATATAAGACAGCTACTTTGCCCCTCAAACCCCACAAAACCCCCTTTTTTGCTTGACGCCACTACCTTTTTTCTCTATGACTATGGAAAAAGACAGTCGCCAGCTAAAATGTAATGTAGGTAAGGGAACCATATGGATGAAAATTTGAAACAATCAATTCGTCAATGGGCTTCATCCGTACATTTTAGAATAAGGATATATTTCTATGGTTCTCGCCTCAAAGGTACTGCTAAGCAGGATAGCGACTTTGATCTAGCTATTGAATTTCTTGATCCCTGGATTAATCGCACCCTGACATGGATGGATTATCATGACAAATGGGAATCAAGACTCTATAAAATAACAAATTCTAGAATGCACTTAGAGCTATATGACAATGAAAATGTTCATGTTCGGAAATATGTCAAAGATAAATCTATTATCCTATTTGAATCTCCGGAAGTACCTGAAACCGATGACGAAGACTTTGAAAGAGACCTCGCTGCTTTATTGAAAAAAGATTGAGCTATTAATTGTTATACCAAGACGAAAAGGATTACTGCCATGAAATTCCGGCTGAGAAAACGGAGACTAAAGTTTCGGCAGTTGGGTTACCGGGAGCAAATAATACCAATTGTTGAAAAGGCAATGGCCGACTTCCTCTTAAGAATTTCGATAAATTCTTCATACGTTGCTTTGGGAAGTTACGACATTGCAGCGGAAGGCTTTTATAAACATAGCATTGCTGAATTCTTAGACCAAATCCCAGAACATCTATCCTTTCCGCTTGAGTTTTCACCTTACTTGAAACCTTACGTCTCAGACAAGTTCAGGAATATTATTTATTCGGATAGTCATGAGTTGATCATCGGTTCTTTTTTTAGATACTACTTTACACGGCTTCCAGTCCTCGTCTTTCACGGAAGATACCTTAATTGGCCTAAAGAAAGAGGTGCTTCAGAAGGGAATCTAGAAGGAATTATGTCGTATTCTTTTGCACGTTTCGAAACATATTTCCCCACTGCGGCGAGAAAACTTATGGGAGCTGGCCCTGAAGGCTATGATAGTATTCTTTATCAATATACTGTTGGAAAAGAAATGGCGGATAAGCACAAACTTCAAGACGACAAGATGAAACAATTTCTATATCAAAATGACGAGATCTGGCAGGACATTGTTGAGGTTCTTCCAAAAATGAAGGTTGATGATCAGGGTAAAAAAGAGAGTTGGAATATATTTTCCTTTTTTGAAATGGTGTTTGATAGCAATTTTGGAAGATTTTGGGATAGCTATCTTTCAGACTACATGGACACACTTCGCGATTGGAATATAACAGGCGCATTTGAGGGAGATGACAGACATACTTCTCCCAGCATGGAGTTTTGGGCGGATTTGGAAAAGCGGATAGACAGACACGAATTTATTTTACGGACATCTGAACCCTATTGATAAACAGGTATAACCCGCAAATCCACCGGACGGCTTACAGCCACCGGTGATTTGCAACGTTGTGCTTCAAACATAAAGATACCGAATGAGAAAACCGTTAATAAGAACAAAATACGAATTGGTTTACAAAAGCATCGATGATGCCACACTATGGTTATCTGCTCATGGGCTAAATATCGACCGGACAAGAATTGGAGAATACAAAAGGGTCTTTAAGAAATTTTTAGACAAATATAATTCTGGCAATTTCACGGTCGAAGAACAAAAAGAATTTTTCAGTACTTATGTTAATCTCGTCTATGAAACACAGGAACTTGTCTATATATCTAATGGCCTCTCTAAGTTAATTAACAGCGATCTTGACGAAAGACTAAAAAAATTCATTAAAGGTCCAGTTATAAATACAGCAGAGAACTCTGATAAATCAACAAATCTTGGAAGAAATATCGCATTCGAATTATTGATAGCTTCAAAGCTTTCTTCTTCTGGATTTGAAATTGATTTAGGTACAGAAGCTGATCTTTCAATTATTCACAACAACATTAAAATATTTATTGAATGTAAGCGCCCCCAATATAAGCACCAAATTAATAGCAACATAAAGGGTGCTTTTAGACAATTGAAAAAACGATACAATGAATATGACGGTCAAAAAAATGTTTTGGGGCTTATCGCCCTATCGGTAAGTAAAATATTAAATCCTGATTTAGACATTTTGGTTTCGTCAAATTCATTTTTGATGCATTCATACATCGAAAAAATATTGGATAACTTTCATAATGATCATAAGAAAAAATACTTAAATCCTGGCGATCAGAGAACTATTGGTATGATAGTATATTTTAGTACCCCAGTATCAATTGAGGAAGAAGGAATAGTTGCTCACTCACATTTAATTGATTTTACAAATTGTTGCGATATACACTCAAAGGAGATTGAAATCGTCAGGGAGATTGCTGAAATCGTAGATAAAGGTAGTTCGTAAATCAGTAATTAAAACAGCACAACATTTTTGTTCAGCGGACTCGGTTCCCTCGCCGCTGACAAACCCGTTATGCCGCTTTCCGCCGCGTAGTTTCGCGCAAGGGCAGTCGGGGCGCATTCAGTCAATGTTATGAACTAAGTAACTTCCCATTTCTTGATATTTAAAAAGCAGTGTCTATCCTCCTCGATTATCGCCGTTTCCAAAACCTTCAGCCGGCCTGGCCAGGCCGGCCCGGTGACAACCAAGGTATGAAATTCACCGGATTCACCGCAGGGATCGACCTTATGCGGCAACTCTTTTAGTTTCTGCAGAAAATGGGCATCAATCGGACAGCCCAGCCATTCCTTGCCCAGGATATCGCTGCGGGCGGCGACAATAATAGCCTCAAATCCCCGTCTTATAAACTCGGCCATAAGTTCCCCGGTATCCCTGTCCCAGAGAGGAAAGACCGGGGAAAGTCCTTCTTCTTCCACTACGCGCTCCAGCCACGTCCTGTGCTCCATAAGATAGATGTCCCCGCATATCAGATTTTCGATGCCCTGTTTTTTAAACTGAGCCAGAATCTCTAAGAACGCCTCCTCATAGGCATTTCCCCTGACCTCTTTCTGGATGATAGACATTCCGGCAGCCTGGGCCTGATCACAGATGAGGGCGGTGGGCAGACCGTGGGAGCGGGAGCGGTTGCCGCTATAAAAATTGACGAGTGTAGCCACCTCATAACCCTGTTCCGTAGCTAGCCGCCAGGCCAGACAACTGTCCTTCCCGCCGCTCCAGAGCGCAGCAGCCTTCTTATGGGGTTGTCCGGATGTAATGCGGCAGACGTTCATTGTTGCTCCCTGGATACCAAAAGTACGTGGGGCCTTTTGGTAACCGGATTTTCGTTAACGAGAACCACGGTTTTATAGACTGCTTCGATGGTCTCATAGGTCATAACCTCGGAGGGTGATCCTTCCTCGAAGATGAAGCCGTCTTTAAGCAGGATCAGCCGGTCGCAATACAGGCTGGCCAGGTTCAGGTCGTGGAGGACGACGATCACGGTCATACCTTCCGTGCGATTTAGCCTCTTTATGACATCCAGAATTCTTATTTGATGACCAATGTCTAAGTGAGCGGTCGGCTCGTCTAAAAGAAGAAGTTTGGGTTCCTGGGCCAGGGACTGAGCGAGAAATACGCGCTGTCTTTCTCCGCCGGAAAGCTCAAAAAGTTTCTTGTCTTTGAAATCTTCCGTATCCGTCAGTTCCAGAACCTGACGGATCACATCCCGATCTCTTTTGCCTAATTTCTGGAGGCGCCCGAGATGAGGGAATCTACCCATAGCGACCAGCTCTTCCACACTGAAAGAGAAAGTACTTTCCATACCCTGCGGCATGACGGCTATTTCTTTGGCGATATCCGAGGCAGGTATCCTGGCCGTGTTTTTGCCTTGGTACAGGACTTCACCTTCCCATGGTTTAAGAAATCCGGTTATGACCCGAAAGAGCGTAGTCTTCCCCGAGCCGTTGGGGCCGATGATGCCCAGGAAACAGCCCGGCGGGACGCCAAAAGATATCCCGTCAATAACCTTTCGATCCTGGTATCCGGCGACCAGACCGGCGACCTTAAGCAAGGGAAAGGCATCCATATTAAAATATTTCCCAGCTCTTGGTTTTCAGAATAAAAGAGATAAATACTAGTCCGCCGGCAATGCCGGTAATTACTCCTACCGGTAATTCAAGCGGGGCTATAATTGTCCGGGCGATAATATCACAGAGAGGCAAAAAGATGGCCCCGCCCAGGGCCGAGGCCGGGATAAGTGTTTTATGATTTGGTCCGACCAGGCGGCGCAGGAAATGGGGCACGATAAGGCCGACAAACCCGATCAGGCCGGAGACAGCCACGCAGGCGCCGGTAATGAGAGAGGCGGCCAGGAAGAATATCTTGCGCAGAGACTCGGTGTTTAGACCGAGATAGGTGGCCTTTTCCTCACCGAGGGTGAGGATATTTAATTGTTGGGACATAAGGAGCACGATTCCCATGCCGCAGATTATGGGGAAGGCGGCAACCCTGACCATACCGGTCTCTGTGGTGGATAGATCGCCCATAAGCCAGATTATGGTTCCGTGAACTTTATCGGTATCGGCTACAGAGAGTATCAGGAGGACGAGGGCGGAAAAAAGGAAGCTTAAGATTACGCCACCCAATATCAGGGTGGGAACGGAGAAACGCCGCCGCGCCGCCACCGCATAAGTTAGTGAAAGAGAAAGAAAGGCGCCCAGGAAGGCGGCTAAAGGTAAGGCTATCCGGCCAAAGACACCCGGCAGTCCAAAGACAATGGCCAGCGTGGCACCCAGGGCGGCCCCGCCGGATATGCCCAGGGTGTAGGGTTCAGCCAGGGGATTGCGCAGAAGTCCTTGAAATACACACCCGGCCACGGAGAGTCCGGCGCCGACCAGGACGCCGAGGAAAAATCTGGGCACGCGGAGTTGCCAGACAATGGTAGAGGCGATACTATCCTTTTCCGGCTGGAAGATAGCAGTTACTACTGAGGATAACGAGAGGTTACTCCCGCCGAAGGCCAAGCCTAGTAAGAATGTCCCTATAAAAAGAAGAAAGAGGGCTATAAAGACTTTTGTATGGCGATAAGTCATTTCTTAAAAGACCCCGGCGCCTGGCCTAACGCAGGCAGGATGAAGAAAAGAAGCTACCTTTTCCAGCCCCTGGACAAAGGTAAGAGGAGTGGGTGAGCAGACCGGATGGGCCTCGATTACATATATTCGTCTGTCTTTTACGGCCTTTAATTCTTTATATTTTTGCCAGGAGGCGACTTCCCGGGCCGTGACGTCACCCATAGTGACCAGCACGATCGCCTCCGGATTTTGCCGGAGCACTTCTTCCCGGCTGTAGCGGACATAGCGGGCCGGGGCATTATGCGCTATATTGATTCCTCCAGCCATGGAGAGGAGTTCATCGGCGAAAGTGCCTTTCCCCACGGTGACCAGCGGAGAGGCGCCCACCTCCCAGAAGACCTTTACCGGCCGGGCCTTCTTGAGCCGGATTTTTATAGCCATGATACGTTCGTTTGCCTTCTTTATGACGGATTCGGCGGTCTTTTCCGCCCCCAGGGCCTTGCCCAGGAGGCTTAAATTGCGGCAGATATCGGCAAAGCTCTTCTCCGGGGGTAGGATCAATACCCGTATGCCCAGGGAAGAGAGTTTATCAATATCCGGACGCGGGTTGGTCTCTGTGGCCAGGACTATATCAGGCTGAAGGGAGACGATTTTTTCAACATTCGGCTTGATGATGGTGCCGATCTTGGGTTTCTGTACGGCGCGAGGAGGATACAGACAGAAGGTGGTAACGCCCACAACTTTATCGGCAAGGCCGAGTTGAAAGAGACCCTCGGTGATAGAGGGGGATAGGGAGACGATGCGCTGCGGCAGGCCGCCTCCCCGGGCAACTGCCGGAGAGATGGCCAGGAACATGGCGCAAAAGATCACGCAGAGGAGACACAGGAGAGTGCCTGAATTTCGGATTTCGGATTTCGGATTTCGAATTTTAATATGGTACAACAACTTCCTCCACGTCGGTTAAGAACTAATCAGCAAAATCTCAGGCTTAAAAAGTCGCCTTAATTCCGCCATAAATACCGATACCGGGTTCCCCGTACTGGTATATGGATTGATAGTTTTTATCGGTCAGGTTATCCACCCTTCCGAAGACCTCAAGCCACTGATTAACTTCGTAGGATACCGCCAGATTTACAAGTGTATAAGAATGCATCTCGGCGGTGTTGCCCGTATTTCTATACCGTTTACCCACATATTGAGTATTGAGATTCACGTTCAGCTTTTCCAGCGGCTTGACATTTAAAGAGGCCCCCGCCGTATGCTTCGGCCGGTATATTAAATACTTGCCCTGGTATGTGCTTCCGGGGGTCTCATCTTTCGCCCCGGTGTAGGTGTAATGGGCATCGAGACTCAACCAGGCCAGCGGCTTAAAAGAGGCCGACGTCTCCCAGCCCTTTGTCTTGACCTTACCGACGTTATAATACTTCCAGGTCGTCCAATTCCAGTCAATCAACTGGTCAATCTCAGTTTGGAAGTAGGTCACAGACACCAACACCTTTCTCCCGAACAGTTCCTGGTCTATGCCCACGTCATAGCCCTTGCTCTCCTCCGGCTTCAGGTTGGGATCGCCATAGGATGAGTAGAGTTGATAGAGGGAGGGGGCGCGAAAGCCGGTTCCGTAACTCGTCCTTATCTTAGTCCCGGTTTTTTCATAGAGATAGGCCAGTGCGCCCTTGTAGGTGTCTTCACCGCCAAAGGTCTGATGATCGTCATGGCGCAGGCCAAGGGTAAAAGACAGGCCTTGAAATGGAGTCCACTTGTTCTGGATGAATAGGCTGTTGGTATCCACTTTCTTTTCCGTAATATCCCCCCCGGTGCTCTGGACGTCGCCGCTCTCTTCCTGATAATCGAAACCGGCTGTGATGGTATCCTTATCTTGAATAAAGAAATTATGCTGCCAGGAGGCCAACTTGGTGGTTCCTTTATAGGAGCTGTCAAAGCTCCCGTTTTCAGTATATTCTCTTTTTGTCTCCGTAGTCCCCAGCTTAATGCTATGCTGCCACCATGTAAAGATATCCTGATCAAGGTTTGTAGATAAACTGGTAATGTCTGAATCCTGAGCCTTATCCGCATCAACCCCCGTGTCATCATAGTCCATATTTGACTGAGCATGACGAACAGAAAAACCTGCCCGCACCGTTTCGCTAAGTTGAGCGTCAAGCCGGCCCGAGATATTGGTATCGTGGTAGTAGTCCTGTTCCGTATTTCCCAGGTCTTCATTCGCCTTGGAGATACCTTTAGTATCCAGACGGGATATAAAAGCAGAATAGCTCACCTTATCATTTGCCCCACTGACCCCGAGTTTTTCCCTGAAGGTCTCAAACGAACCTCCCTCGGTTGAAAGGTAAAATCTGGGCTTTTCTTTGCCTTTTTTGGTAATGATATTGATGACGCCTCCGATGGCATCTGATCCATACAACACGCTTTGGGCGCCACGGATAATCTCTATGCGCTCGATATTATCCGTAGAGAGGTGAGAGATACTCATCTTTCCATCGCCGGCCATTGGATCGCCTACCTTTACGCCGTCGATCATAATTAACGTATGTGCATTGTTGGTGCCGCGCAGATATATAGAAGAGTCCCCGCCGAATGAACCATTCTGTCGGATGAAGACACCGGGAACATCTCTTAAGACATCGATAACCGTCTTCTTATCCTTTTTCTGAATCTCCTTCTCTGTGATTACAGTCACCGAATCGGGAGAATATCTTAAGGGTTCTTCCAATCTACTGGCAGTTACTACCACCGCCTCCATTCTTATTGCCCCGGTATCCTCCTGTGCAGCCACCGGAGTGGATAATACCGTAAATAAACATGCAAATGATACAATAACACAGTTTAACAACCTCTTCATTTCCAATTCTCCTTCCTCCCTCGGTCAGGATGTTTTTTAGTCTGTCAGATAAGTCTCCTGGCTTGCAGCTCCCTACCGGCCGCGTCTTCCCGTCCGCCCAGACGGACAGTGGCGTTAAATGCGGCTTTCGTTCTGCCTACAGTTGCGGGGCAGCGCCGGACTTTGACCGGCTTCCTTGATCTGACAGACTTAATGCCTATAAGCTTGTTTTCAGCAATCCGGTATGCGTATTACTATCAATGCATCAGTTTAATTCCCCTTGTTTTTCGATTCGGTAGTTGCCTCATGGGAAAACCGCTCCGGATAAAGGTAGGCTGCAATTTTCTCTATAGTCTCGGCTATCCGTGGGCCTGGGCGACAGATAAGATCACAAGAAATAACGAAGACCTTGCCATTCTTTACTGCGGTTAATTTTTCCCATCCTTCCTGATCCTTTATCTTTTTCCTCAATTTTTCCGGGTTTTTACCAGCAATAATAATGACATCCGGATCCCGTTTAATAAGAGTCTCAATATCAATTTGAAAGAAGTCCTTATTGATATCGCCAAAGACATTTTTCCCGCCGGCAAGACGATAGACGTCCGTCTGGAAAGAATCACCTCCGATTGTTCCCGGTGGATCCAGGCCCATCACCCTGAAGATGGTTGGCCTTCTATCCTCCGGGATATCACTAATCTTTTCCTGGACACGTTGGATTCTTTCTTTTACGCTCTGCCTTAGTTGTTCCGCAATTAATTCTTTCCCTGTAATTCTTCCGATCCTTTCAAAAGACTCCAAAACCTGGTCAACAGTGTGCGGATAAATCCAAAGTACCTTTTGGTTCCTTTTCTCGAGTTCTTCCGCCTCTGATTTTTGAATCGTTCCAAAAGCCAAAACGAGGTCGGGTTTCAAGGCAAGAATCTTGTTTATATCCGGATTGGCAAAACCTCCCACCCTTGGTTTTTTGCTGGCCTCCTCCGGATAATTACAGCGGTCAGTCACTCCAACGATCTTTTCTCCAAGCCCAAGGGCGAAGAGAATCTCCGTGTGGGTGGGAGCTAAAGAGACTATCCTTTGAGGGGATTTTAGGACTTCTGCTTTTCTCCCCAGGGCATTTTCCTGGGCAGAGATGGGCACAGGCAAGACTATAAACATACAACCCAATAATATAACTATACATCTTAACAGATTCTTCATTTTCTAATTACCTCCTATAAGTTAAAATTTGATGTTTGATTCGCTGTCATGTCAACAACCAGACAATAATCATTCCTCCCATCAGGGCCACCAAAGACGTGGCATACAGCAGGTGTATGGCCTGTTTTATGTTTTCTATTTGTCTCGGCCGGAGAGGCTGGCCGATCAATGGACGATTGGTAATCTTGCCCTGGTAGCTATTCCTTCCTCCCAGTTGAATATTCAGGGCCCCGGCAAAGGCGGCCTCCGGGAATCCGGCGTTCGGACTTTCCGCCTTCCGGCCATCGACCAATGCGGTTTTTATAGATTGAATACTATCTTTGCCGGTCAAAAAGGCCGCCAAGGGGATAATAAGTTCGCTCAGGCGGGCGGGAATAGAGTTTGCCATATCGTCCAGCCGGGCCGAAAACCAGCCGAACTTTAGATATCTTTCGTCCTTGTAACCGACCATTGAGTCCAGGGTGTTTATGGCCTTATAGGCCCAAGCCAGCGGGGCGCCACCGATAATGGCATAAAAGAGGGGGGAGATGACGCCATCTACCGTATTTTCAGCTACAGTCTCTACCGTTCCTCGAATGATATTGTCTTTGTCGAGTGTGGCTGTCTCGCGGCTGACGATCTGGCCGAGTTGTCTGCGGGCCTGATTAATGTTGCCTGCTTTAAGGGGGGAATAGACTTTTTTAGCGGCCTGAGCCAGGCTGCGCACGGAAAGGGACATAAAGATAAGAAGGATGGCTATGGCCTTTCCGAGGTAAGGATGAAAAATGCCTGCCAAATGGCAAACAAGCCAGACAAGGCCGTAGGTCAAACCCACAATGGTTATAGTAAGAATAGCTCCTGCCAGTCGCAGGGGAATGGTAGTCTGCCGCAAGTATCTCTCCAGGGCCGTTATGCCCCGGCCAATGGCCCGTACCGGATGCGGGAACCAGACAGGGTCACCAATCAGAATATCCAGGCCGTAGGCGATCATCAGCTCAAAGGCCATTTAGAACCTCTCGAAGGGACGAGATGAGTCGGGCATTTTCTTCTCTGGTACGCACGGCAACACGGATAAAATGCTTATCTAGCCCCTGGTATGTGCTGCAATTCCGGATTAATATGCCCTTACGGGCCATCTCGTCGGTAAGGGCTGCCGGGGCGATTTTCTTGGTGGCTATGCGGCAGAGTATAAAATTGGCGGCAGAAGGGTAGGGGAGTAACCCCGGAGTTTTAGAAAGTTCAGCTATAAGCCATTCTTTTTCCAGATTAAGTTGAACAACAGTTTGTGTTGCGTAGGGGCGGTCCTTAAGGGCCTCGAGGCCGGCTGCTTGTGCCAGGATATTCACCATCCAGGGAGGCTGCATCCGACTGAGCTTTCTGACCAGGGTCTTGCCGCCGACCAGATAACCCAGGCGAAGGCCGGGTAGGGCGTAGAGCTTGGTAAACGAGCGAAGGACGATGATATTAGACGGCCTGGCGGCAAGGTTTACAAAAGAACGCTGTCCGCTGCCATCTACGAAATCGAGAAATGTCTCATCAATGACCAGAACAATTTTATATTTTTTGCAGGCATGGATTATGTTGTAGATGTCAGCCTCGGGCATGAGATAACCCGTAGGGCTATTGGGTGTACAGAGAAAGAGTATGTCCGCCTGGTCTAATCGGCCCAGGATTGTTTCCATGGGCCAGGAGAAGTCTTTATCCGGGCGGGCCTTGATGAACAGACATCTGCCGCCTGCGAGACGAACGGCGTCCTCGTATTCGGTAAAAGTTGGTATGGGGATGAGTGCCTGTTTTGGCGTCAAGACGCGGGTGATAAGATGGATAAGCTCGGTAGAGCCGTTACCGACGAGTAAGTTGTCCGGGTCAATCTCCCAGTATTCGGCGATGGCCTGGCGCAGTTCAAGACAGTCGGAGTCTGGATAGTTGGGCAGGGCATCTATGGATTTTTTGATGACCTCTTTTACGCCCCGGGGCGGGCCAAAGGGACTGATACTGGCGCTAAAGTCAAGGATTGTGGATTTATCCAGACCATAGTTATCCTGGACTTTTCGTATGTTGCCACCGTGAACTGGCCTGGTCACATCTCCTCCATAAAAACAAAAAGCCCTTAAATCCCACTAGTTGGACTTAAGGGCTGCACCCGCTTGACTTCACCCTTCTTTTCCGCGAAGAAAAAGGCCTCTATTTACGTCCTGGGCAGGTCTTCTGACTCACGGATCTGCCTACTCCCCACGCCTTCCCGTCCGCCTCAGGCGGACAGTGGCTTTAAAGGTGGGTTTCGTCCCCGAATACAGCGGCGGGACCGTCCCTGATTTGCACAGGGTTCCCTTTAACCCATGGATAGGGTTTTTATACTGCACGGCCGGTGGACTGTCAAGCGATATATATGGCCTTGAAAATCTGCAAAAAAACCTTTCTTGCGGCTGGATTTAAGTCCAGGGTCGAATTATTCGATGTAATTCGTAAGTTGTTGGATATATTGTATCCCGGAAAACTTCTGGGGGTGGAATAGAACGGTTAGTAGGACTGAGCCATTGAAGCTCCCCGTCCGCCGCAGGCGGACCTACGGCGGACGGGGAATCTCCGTATGTAAGGTAAAAAGCATAGTATTCGCTCGCTAACCCCGCCGCAAGCAGCGGGGAATGCGCTCGCTATGCATGTTCACAGCGCCGTTAAAAGGAGAACAGATGCCTAAGCTTTTAAGGATACTGATGACGATAAGTATTTTTTTGTTATTGTCATTATTGGCCCCAGTAGCCTTTGCTGGCAACGAAAGGTCCCTTTCCCGGGTGTTAAATGTCTATAACTGGGAAGACTATCTGGGTGAGACCACCATCCGGGATTTTGAAAGGAGATTTGGAGTCAAAGTCCATCTCGAAACCTATAAAAATGAAGAGGAAATGTTATCTGCCGTCCAATCAGACCCGGCGAAGTACGATATCATCATAATTAGCGGACTTTTGGTGCAGGAGATGAGGGCATTGAAACTTCTGGCACCAGTCAACTGCCGAAATATCCCAAACATTGGAAACATAGACCCTATGTTTAAAAATCCCTTTTATGACCCGGGCAACAGGTATTCGGTTCCCTATTTGTGGGGTACCACGGGTATTGCCGTAAACCGAAGGTTCGTTAAGGAAAAGGTAAATAGCTGGAAGATACTGTGGGACTTTAAGTACAGGGGAAAGATAAGTTTATTAAATGACATGGATGAGGTAATAGCGATGGCCTTGAAGACAAAAGGCTATTCCATTAATACTAATGATCCCCGGTCACTTGAGGAGGCCCGGTTATTACTTTTGAAGCAGAGGCCCCTTATTGCTGGCTATCATGACTGTATAAAAACCAGGGGCGATCTCATATCTGGGAGAATCTGGCTGTCTCACCAGTTCAGTGGCGAGGCCTGTTATGCCGCAGATAAAAATAAAGATATCGAATATGTGATTCCCAAAGAAGGAGCATCCATATGGGTTGACAACATCTGTATCCCGAGGGATTCACGAAATAAGTATACGGCCGAGGTGTTTATCAATTACATTCTCGCCCCGGAGGCAAGTGCTAAGATAGCCAATTACCTCTGGTATGCCAACTGCAATAGGGCCGCTGCGAGGTATACACTGAAGGAGATATTGGAAGACCCTGCTATTTACCCGCCGGCGCAAATCCTCCGGCGATGTGAGTTCTTTAAGGAAGCAGGAACAGATCAGGAAATAGGAAAGGGACACGCCATAAGAAATAAGATATGGTCTGAACTTATGAACAAATAAGAAAAATGGGCCTTGGAGAAAAAATTATTTTCAGGAAAAGACTGGGCAGAAAGATCAGCTTATTCTTTCTGATTATTGGGCTCCTGCCATTATTGATTTTGGGCCT includes:
- a CDS encoding nucleotidyltransferase domain-containing protein, translating into MDENLKQSIRQWASSVHFRIRIYFYGSRLKGTAKQDSDFDLAIEFLDPWINRTLTWMDYHDKWESRLYKITNSRMHLELYDNENVHVRKYVKDKSIILFESPEVPETDDEDFERDLAALLKKD
- a CDS encoding ABC transporter ATP-binding protein, with the protein product MDAFPLLKVAGLVAGYQDRKVIDGISFGVPPGCFLGIIGPNGSGKTTLFRVITGFLKPWEGEVLYQGKNTARIPASDIAKEIAVMPQGMESTFSFSVEELVAMGRFPHLGRLQKLGKRDRDVIRQVLELTDTEDFKDKKLFELSGGERQRVFLAQSLAQEPKLLLLDEPTAHLDIGHQIRILDVIKRLNRTEGMTVIVVLHDLNLASLYCDRLILLKDGFIFEEGSPSEVMTYETIEAVYKTVVLVNENPVTKRPHVLLVSREQQ
- a CDS encoding TonB-dependent receptor, coding for MKRLLNCVIVSFACLFTVLSTPVAAQEDTGAIRMEAVVVTASRLEEPLRYSPDSVTVITEKEIQKKDKKTVIDVLRDVPGVFIRQNGSFGGDSSIYLRGTNNAHTLIMIDGVKVGDPMAGDGKMSISHLSTDNIERIEIIRGAQSVLYGSDAIGGVINIITKKGKEKPRFYLSTEGGSFETFREKLGVSGANDKVSYSAFISRLDTKGISKANEDLGNTEQDYYHDTNISGRLDAQLSETVRAGFSVRHAQSNMDYDDTGVDADKAQDSDITSLSTNLDQDIFTWWQHSIKLGTTETKREYTENGSFDSSYKGTTKLASWQHNFFIQDKDTITAGFDYQEESGDVQSTGGDITEKKVDTNSLFIQNKWTPFQGLSFTLGLRHDDHQTFGGEDTYKGALAYLYEKTGTKIRTSYGTGFRAPSLYQLYSSYGDPNLKPEESKGYDVGIDQELFGRKVLVSVTYFQTEIDQLIDWNWTTWKYYNVGKVKTKGWETSASFKPLAWLSLDAHYTYTGAKDETPGSTYQGKYLIYRPKHTAGASLNVKPLEKLNVNLNTQYVGKRYRNTGNTAEMHSYTLVNLAVSYEVNQWLEVFGRVDNLTDKNYQSIYQYGEPGIGIYGGIKATF
- a CDS encoding ABC transporter substrate-binding protein, yielding MYHIKIRNPKSEIRNSGTLLCLLCVIFCAMFLAISPAVARGGGLPQRIVSLSPSITEGLFQLGLADKVVGVTTFCLYPPRAVQKPKIGTIIKPNVEKIVSLQPDIVLATETNPRPDIDKLSSLGIRVLILPPEKSFADICRNLSLLGKALGAEKTAESVIKKANERIMAIKIRLKKARPVKVFWEVGASPLVTVGKGTFADELLSMAGGINIAHNAPARYVRYSREEVLRQNPEAIVLVTMGDVTAREVASWQKYKELKAVKDRRIYVIEAHPVCSPTPLTFVQGLEKVASFLHPACVRPGAGVF
- a CDS encoding iron ABC transporter permease gives rise to the protein MTYRHTKVFIALFLLFIGTFLLGLAFGGSNLSLSSVVTAIFQPEKDSIASTIVWQLRVPRFFLGVLVGAGLSVAGCVFQGLLRNPLAEPYTLGISGGAALGATLAIVFGLPGVFGRIALPLAAFLGAFLSLSLTYAVAARRRFSVPTLILGGVILSFLFSALVLLILSVADTDKVHGTIIWLMGDLSTTETGMVRVAAFPIICGMGIVLLMSQQLNILTLGEEKATYLGLNTESLRKIFFLAASLITGACVAVSGLIGFVGLIVPHFLRRLVGPNHKTLIPASALGGAIFLPLCDIIARTIIAPLELPVGVITGIAGGLVFISFILKTKSWEIF
- a CDS encoding diphthine--ammonia ligase, translating into MNVCRITSGQPHKKAAALWSGGKDSCLAWRLATEQGYEVATLVNFYSGNRSRSHGLPTALICDQAQAAGMSIIQKEVRGNAYEEAFLEILAQFKKQGIENLICGDIYLMEHRTWLERVVEEEGLSPVFPLWDRDTGELMAEFIRRGFEAIIVAARSDILGKEWLGCPIDAHFLQKLKELPHKVDPCGESGEFHTLVVTGPAWPGRLKVLETAIIEEDRHCFLNIKKWEVT
- a CDS encoding cobalamin-binding protein, translating into MKNLLRCIVILLGCMFIVLPVPISAQENALGRKAEVLKSPQRIVSLAPTHTEILFALGLGEKIVGVTDRCNYPEEASKKPRVGGFANPDINKILALKPDLVLAFGTIQKSEAEELEKRNQKVLWIYPHTVDQVLESFERIGRITGKELIAEQLRQSVKERIQRVQEKISDIPEDRRPTIFRVMGLDPPGTIGGDSFQTDVYRLAGGKNVFGDINKDFFQIDIETLIKRDPDVIIIAGKNPEKLRKKIKDQEGWEKLTAVKNGKVFVISCDLICRPGPRIAETIEKIAAYLYPERFSHEATTESKNKGN